Genomic DNA from Halorussus rarus:
CGAGCAGGTACCGGACCGCCTCGTAGAGGCGCTCGGGCTCTGCGACCGGCAGGTCCTCGTCGATGGCCGCGTTGACGATCTCCCGCCGCTGTTCGACCGCCCCAAGCACCTGCTCTTCCAGTGTCCCGGCGCTCGCGTCCGTCATGTTACTCGACGAGCTGGATGAGGTTGCCGTTGCTCGTCACGTGGAGGTCCCGACCCAGTTCGTAGCCCTGGCTCTCGGCGAGGCTCACGTACGGCGCGAACCCCTTCATGTCCTGGTGGGCCGGGATGATGTTCTGCGGCTGGAGCGCGTCGATCATCTGGTAGTGACCCTCCTCGCGGAGGTGGCCCGAGACGTGGATGTCGTCGTAGATGCGAGCGCCCTGCATCTTCAGGAGGCGCTCGGACTGGTAGCGCTGGCCCTCGTTGGTCGGCTCCGGAATCACGCGGGCCGAGAAGATGACCTTGTCGCCGTTCTCCAGTTCGTAGGGCGTCTCGCCCCGGCCCATCCGGGTGAGCATCGCGCGGGGCTCGCCCTGGTGGCCCGTGACGATGGGGAGGTAGTTCTCCTTGCCCTCCTTCATGATCCGCTTGAAGGTGCGGTCGACCGACTTGCGGTGCCCGAACATCCCCATGTCCTCGGGGAAGTCGACGAAGTCGAGCCGCTCCGCGGTACCCGAGTACTTCTCCATCGACCGGCCGAGCAGCACGGGTTCGCGGCCGATGTCGTGAGCGAACTCCACGAGACTCTTGACGCGGGCGATGTGGCTTGAGAACGTCGTCGCCACGATGCCGCCGTCGTAGTCCTCGATGGAGGTCATGACGTCCTTGAGGTGCCGACGGGCGACCGCCTCGCTCGGCGTCCGACCCTTCCGGCCCGCGTTGGTGCAGTCCTCGATGTACGCCAGCACGCCCTCGCCCTCGCGACCGATTTCGCGGAACCGCTTCATGTCGATGGGGTCGCCGAGCACCGGCGTGTGGTCCATCCGCTTGTCGAGGCCGTAGACGACCGCGCCCTCGGGCGTGTGGAGCACCGGGTTGATGGCGTCGATGATGGAGTGGGTCACGTTGACGAACTCCAGTTCGACCTGCCCGGAGTCGCCGATGGACATCGTCTCGCCCGCCTCCATCTTCACGAGATCGTTCTCGACGCCGAACTTCTGCTCGCCCTGGATCTGCTGCTTGACCAGTTCGATGGTGTAGGGCGAGGCCACGACCGGCGCGCTGTACCGGTGGGCCAGCTTGCTGATGGCGCCGATGTGGTCGAGGTGACCGTGCGTCGGCACGATGGCCTGGACGTCACCTTCGAGGTCCGACATCACGCGGTCGTCCGGTATCGCTCCCATGTCGATGAGGTCGAGACTGTGCAGTTTCTCCGTCTCGACGTTGTCGTGGAGCAGCACCTTCGAGAGGTTCAGCCCCATGTCGAAGATGACAACGTCGTCGCCCGCGCGGACGGCGGTGCACTGCCGTCCGACTTCCTCGTAACCGCCGATGGTTGCAATTTCGATTTCCATAGTTTCACCTTATGTACGCAAAGCCACGTCGTCGCGGCCGAGCCGCGCCGGCTCCGCGACGGAACCGGATCGCGCCGCGGCAGCGCCACGGTGTTTCGCGGCGAAGCCGCGC
This window encodes:
- a CDS encoding ribonuclease J is translated as MEIEIATIGGYEEVGRQCTAVRAGDDVVIFDMGLNLSKVLLHDNVETEKLHSLDLIDMGAIPDDRVMSDLEGDVQAIVPTHGHLDHIGAISKLAHRYSAPVVASPYTIELVKQQIQGEQKFGVENDLVKMEAGETMSIGDSGQVELEFVNVTHSIIDAINPVLHTPEGAVVYGLDKRMDHTPVLGDPIDMKRFREIGREGEGVLAYIEDCTNAGRKGRTPSEAVARRHLKDVMTSIEDYDGGIVATTFSSHIARVKSLVEFAHDIGREPVLLGRSMEKYSGTAERLDFVDFPEDMGMFGHRKSVDRTFKRIMKEGKENYLPIVTGHQGEPRAMLTRMGRGETPYELENGDKVIFSARVIPEPTNEGQRYQSERLLKMQGARIYDDIHVSGHLREEGHYQMIDALQPQNIIPAHQDMKGFAPYVSLAESQGYELGRDLHVTSNGNLIQLVE